The Terriglobia bacterium genome includes a window with the following:
- a CDS encoding cysteine dioxygenase family protein, with product MSAQPAVIACSIQDFVSELRKFPEAAFLEVARIRQFLNSHPVAPDTLAPYLVWDRRHYTRNLIDKTPLYELVAICWEIGQGSSIHNHHQQNCWMAVPIGRLLVQNYRTLMEDLAGGTCKIEPTDIEEMNPTRCCAVDPAEPVHKVYNPREFSQRAVSLHIYSKPFDSCVVYSEEQGTCGEIKLSYTTEYGKKA from the coding sequence GTGAGCGCTCAGCCGGCCGTGATCGCCTGTTCCATCCAGGACTTCGTCAGCGAACTGCGCAAGTTCCCGGAAGCCGCCTTCCTTGAGGTCGCGCGGATTCGGCAGTTTCTCAACTCACATCCGGTTGCGCCCGACACGCTTGCGCCCTACCTTGTCTGGGATCGCCGGCACTACACCCGCAACCTGATCGACAAAACGCCGCTCTATGAGCTGGTCGCCATCTGCTGGGAGATCGGCCAGGGCAGCTCCATCCACAACCATCATCAGCAGAACTGCTGGATGGCGGTGCCCATCGGGCGCCTGCTGGTGCAGAACTATCGCACGCTGATGGAAGATCTCGCCGGCGGGACATGTAAAATCGAGCCAACCGATATCGAGGAAATGAACCCGACGCGGTGCTGCGCCGTCGATCCCGCCGAGCCGGTGCACAAGGTTTACAATCCGCGCGAGTTCAGCCAGCGCGCCGTCAGCCTGCACATCTACTCCAAGCCGTTTGATTCCTGCGTCGTTTATTCCGAGGAGCAGGGCACTTGCGGCGAAATCAAGCTCAGCTACACGACCGAGTATGGGAAGAAAGCCTAA
- the pepE gene encoding dipeptidase PepE, with amino-acid sequence MSDKKRLLLISNSSQYGRGYLDHAEEELRSFLGVVKRVLFVPYALKDQDEYERIAGARLAQIGYALESIHRAPEAGKAAENAEAIFIGGGNTFRLLKALYEHGLLDIIRRRVESGMPYIGSSAGSVVSCPTIKTTNDMPIVEPPSLTALGLVAFQINAHYIDPDPNSTHMGETREVRLREFHEENETSVVGIREGSMLRVESGTTVLKGTTGAKVFRRGETPVEIVPGAVVEI; translated from the coding sequence GTGAGCGACAAGAAACGTCTCCTGCTGATCAGCAATTCGTCGCAGTATGGGCGCGGATATCTGGACCACGCAGAAGAAGAGCTGCGAAGTTTTCTGGGCGTGGTGAAGCGCGTGCTGTTTGTGCCGTACGCGCTCAAGGACCAAGACGAATACGAGCGCATCGCCGGCGCGCGTCTGGCGCAGATTGGCTACGCGCTGGAATCAATCCATCGAGCGCCCGAGGCGGGTAAGGCGGCGGAAAACGCCGAGGCGATCTTCATCGGCGGCGGCAACACGTTTCGCCTGCTGAAAGCGCTGTATGAACACGGGTTGCTGGACATCATCCGCCGGCGCGTGGAGAGCGGGATGCCGTACATCGGGTCGAGTGCGGGTTCGGTTGTGTCGTGCCCAACCATCAAGACCACGAACGACATGCCGATCGTCGAGCCACCAAGCCTGACGGCCTTGGGCCTGGTGGCCTTCCAGATCAACGCACACTACATTGATCCCGACCCGAATTCGACCCACATGGGCGAGACGCGCGAAGTCCGCCTGCGCGAATTCCACGAAGAGAACGAAACGTCGGTGGTGGGTATCCGCGAAGGGTCGATGTTAAGGGTGGAAAGCGGAACCACAGTGTTGAAGGGAACCACTGGTGCGAAAGTTTTCCGGCGCGGAGAAACGCCGGTCGAGATTGTGCCGGGAGCGGTGGTGGAAATCTGA
- a CDS encoding M28 family metallopeptidase, giving the protein MRFHNRFVLVALLCATLFAQAPPQMPAERSEREIEQQFLSVPDPRQAEQHMKILTAEPHIAGSPEDRKTADYVARKFREWGFDTEIVEYKVWMNYPAEVSVDAFTPAGAVMHGPTREHVEGDPFQDDPRIVIPFNAFSPSGDVEGEVVYANYGRPEDFQKLKEMGVNVRGKVVLARYGENFRGVKAYMAQETGAAAMLIYSDPMDDGYFRGDVYPKGPWRPDTGVQRGTIEYGFEHPGDPTTPGWPSTADARRVSPQDSPDIPKIPTTPLSYHDAAPILQHLGGVETPRELQGALPFTYHLGPGPPRVRLHLKQDFGYRAIWDVIARVRGTRWPDEWVVAGAHRDAWVYGAVDPISGTTAMLEAARGVGHLLQSGWRPQRTIIFASWDAEEQGLIGSTEWLEQNEKELESAAAYFNLDTGASGPNFRASAVPSLRGFLRDITKSVPSPQGGTLYDAWRTAARRENSPKANPPAEPQVGNLGSGSDFTSFLDHSGVPATDIRSSGNYGVYHSVFDNFAWYKKFADTDFLYTQEIARVYGLQVLRMAEAGVLPYDYEEYGKEIGNYLDAAQKTAGEHLGDKAPKFDSALAAARRLAQAGAAIRALSVAPSLSLPGLERQGGDYERLNKLLLATERALLLPGGLPRRPWFRHAIYAPADLKGYSASTIPGVSEAIRRNDAATAAQQLQALTDVLNRAAVLLEGFKPASAN; this is encoded by the coding sequence ATGCGTTTTCATAACCGCTTCGTCCTTGTCGCCCTCCTCTGCGCGACGCTGTTCGCGCAAGCGCCGCCGCAGATGCCGGCGGAGCGCTCCGAGCGCGAGATCGAGCAGCAGTTCCTCTCCGTTCCCGACCCGCGCCAAGCCGAGCAGCACATGAAAATTCTTACGGCGGAGCCGCACATCGCCGGATCGCCCGAGGACCGCAAGACCGCCGACTACGTGGCGCGCAAATTCCGCGAGTGGGGCTTCGACACCGAAATCGTCGAGTACAAAGTTTGGATGAACTATCCCGCCGAGGTCAGCGTGGACGCCTTCACGCCCGCCGGCGCCGTCATGCACGGCCCGACCAGGGAGCACGTTGAGGGCGATCCCTTCCAGGACGATCCGCGCATCGTCATCCCGTTCAACGCCTTCTCGCCTTCGGGCGACGTCGAGGGCGAGGTGGTGTACGCCAACTACGGCCGCCCCGAGGACTTCCAGAAGCTGAAAGAGATGGGGGTGAACGTGCGCGGCAAAGTCGTGCTGGCTCGCTACGGCGAGAATTTTCGCGGCGTGAAGGCGTACATGGCGCAGGAAACCGGCGCCGCCGCCATGCTGATTTATTCCGACCCGATGGACGATGGCTACTTCCGCGGCGACGTATATCCCAAGGGTCCGTGGCGGCCCGACACCGGCGTGCAGCGCGGCACCATCGAGTACGGATTCGAGCATCCCGGCGATCCCACCACGCCCGGATGGCCGTCCACCGCGGATGCGCGGCGCGTCAGCCCGCAGGATTCGCCCGACATTCCCAAAATCCCGACCACGCCTCTGTCGTATCACGATGCAGCTCCCATCCTCCAGCATCTCGGGGGCGTAGAAACCCCGCGCGAGTTGCAGGGCGCGCTGCCCTTCACCTATCACCTCGGCCCGGGGCCGCCGCGCGTCAGGCTGCACCTGAAGCAGGACTTCGGATATCGCGCGATTTGGGACGTGATCGCACGCGTCCGCGGCACACGCTGGCCCGACGAATGGGTCGTCGCCGGCGCGCATCGCGACGCCTGGGTGTACGGCGCGGTGGACCCGATCAGCGGCACCACCGCCATGCTGGAAGCCGCGCGCGGCGTGGGTCATCTTCTGCAATCCGGCTGGCGGCCCCAGCGCACGATCATCTTCGCCAGTTGGGATGCCGAGGAGCAGGGCCTGATCGGTTCCACCGAATGGCTGGAGCAAAACGAGAAGGAACTGGAAAGCGCGGCGGCGTACTTCAACCTGGACACCGGCGCGTCCGGCCCGAATTTCCGCGCCTCCGCCGTCCCCAGCCTGCGCGGATTTCTGCGCGACATCACCAAGTCCGTGCCCAGCCCCCAGGGCGGCACGCTCTATGACGCCTGGCGCACCGCGGCGCGTCGCGAAAACTCACCCAAGGCGAACCCGCCGGCTGAGCCGCAGGTCGGCAATCTTGGCAGCGGGTCGGACTTCACTTCCTTCCTCGACCATTCCGGCGTGCCCGCCACCGACATCCGCTCCAGCGGCAACTACGGCGTCTATCACTCCGTCTTCGACAATTTCGCCTGGTACAAGAAATTCGCCGATACCGATTTTCTCTACACGCAGGAGATCGCGCGCGTGTACGGCCTGCAGGTGCTACGCATGGCGGAAGCCGGTGTGCTCCCCTACGACTACGAGGAGTACGGGAAGGAGATTGGCAATTATCTCGACGCAGCGCAGAAGACTGCCGGCGAGCACTTGGGCGACAAGGCGCCGAAGTTCGATTCCGCGCTCGCTGCCGCCCGCCGACTGGCGCAAGCCGGCGCCGCCATCAGAGCGCTCTCGGTTGCCCCATCCTTGTCGCTCCCGGGGTTGGAGCGACAGGGTGGGGACTATGAGCGCCTGAACAAGCTCCTCCTCGCCACCGAGCGTGCGCTTTTGTTGCCCGGCGGTCTGCCGCGCCGCCCCTGGTTTCGCCACGCCATTTATGCTCCTGCGGATTTGAAGGGCTACTCGGCCTCCACCATTCCCGGCGTCAGCGAAGCCATCCGGCGCAACGACGCCGCCACCGCTGCGCAGCAACTGCAGGCGCTGACGGATGTTTTGAACCGCGCCGCCGTGCTGCTCGAAGGCTTCAAGCCTGCCTCCGCGAATTGA
- a CDS encoding haloacid dehalogenase-like hydrolase, giving the protein MADKLIKRYLFASDFDQTLSFNDSGLVLSELLGIPSEEFKRLAKGMTKLNLVQQGAELAYLLLHDPQYRRCRREHLHKVGELIRLKENIELLYQMLATGIDGYHFDFFVLSAAPVEIVRSALAGIVPEDHIFGTEFQYNSAGEIERIVRSTAGYGKVACLDELQARLQIGPDHVIFAGDGNSDVHAMLHVNGRDGLTIAVSEAKDVTQIAKRTVISANALAMLLPILEKIVGWNPAQIRDFFESHGLLVQEWARVRTDWLTLRPAVPRELAQSAGAE; this is encoded by the coding sequence ATGGCTGACAAACTCATAAAACGGTACTTATTCGCGAGTGATTTCGATCAGACGCTGAGCTTCAACGATTCCGGCCTGGTGCTGAGTGAGCTGCTCGGGATCCCGTCCGAGGAGTTCAAGCGGCTGGCCAAGGGCATGACGAAGCTGAACCTGGTGCAGCAAGGGGCGGAGCTGGCGTACCTGCTGCTGCACGATCCGCAGTACCGACGTTGCCGCCGCGAACACCTGCACAAAGTCGGCGAGCTCATTCGGCTGAAGGAAAACATCGAGCTGCTGTACCAGATGCTGGCCACCGGAATTGACGGCTATCATTTCGATTTCTTCGTGCTGTCGGCGGCGCCGGTGGAGATCGTGCGCTCGGCGCTGGCAGGGATCGTGCCCGAGGATCACATCTTCGGCACCGAGTTTCAGTACAACAGCGCGGGCGAGATCGAGAGGATCGTGCGCAGCACCGCCGGCTACGGCAAGGTGGCCTGCCTCGATGAACTGCAGGCGCGGCTGCAGATCGGGCCGGACCACGTCATCTTCGCCGGCGACGGCAATTCCGACGTGCACGCCATGCTGCACGTCAACGGGCGCGACGGGTTGACGATCGCGGTTTCGGAAGCGAAAGACGTCACCCAAATTGCCAAGCGCACGGTGATCAGCGCTAACGCGCTCGCCATGCTGCTGCCGATCCTGGAGAAGATCGTCGGCTGGAATCCTGCGCAGATCCGGGACTTCTTTGAGTCGCACGGATTGCTGGTGCAGGAGTGGGCGCGGGTGCGCACCGACTGGCTGACGCTGCGTCCAGCCGTGCCGCGGGAACTGGCGCAGAGCGCGGGCGCGGAATAA
- a CDS encoding aminotransferase class I/II-fold pyridoxal phosphate-dependent enzyme, translated as MATTTRTNPLSYLSDQLNDLKNKGTYFRLRVLEDEQAPECTFDGKRVINLASNNYLGLTTHPKLRHAALEATRKYGVGSGAVRTIAGTMRIHMELEEKIARFKNVEASVVFQSGFAANSGTVSAVLGKDDFIISDELNHASIIDGARLSKAKILVFRHKDVAHAEEQVKSVANQPGRKLLITDGVFSMDGDIAPLPALCGLAEKYGAIMMVDDAHASGVLGKNGRGTIDHFGMHGRVDIQVGTLSKAIGALGGYVCGTHDLIEFLYHRGRPFLFSTSHPPSVAATCIAAFEVLITPIITGEGRLAMEFSRELFKEGVMATGIAFPTVPEGKARIRTIMTATHTHEELDKALDVLGRVGKRLGIVS; from the coding sequence ATGGCCACCACCACCCGCACCAACCCGCTTTCCTATCTCTCCGACCAACTGAATGACCTGAAGAACAAGGGCACCTACTTCCGCCTGCGGGTGCTGGAAGACGAGCAGGCGCCGGAGTGCACCTTCGACGGCAAGCGCGTCATCAACCTGGCGTCGAACAACTACCTCGGCCTGACCACGCACCCCAAGCTGCGGCATGCGGCGCTGGAGGCCACGCGCAAATACGGCGTGGGCTCGGGTGCGGTGCGCACCATCGCCGGCACCATGAGAATCCACATGGAGCTGGAAGAGAAAATCGCGCGCTTCAAGAACGTGGAAGCCAGCGTGGTCTTTCAATCGGGCTTCGCGGCGAATTCCGGCACGGTGTCGGCGGTGCTGGGCAAGGACGACTTCATCATTTCCGACGAGCTTAACCACGCTTCCATCATCGACGGCGCTCGGCTCTCGAAGGCCAAGATTCTGGTCTTCCGCCACAAGGACGTGGCGCACGCAGAAGAGCAAGTGAAGTCGGTCGCCAACCAACCCGGGCGCAAGCTGTTGATCACCGACGGCGTATTCTCCATGGACGGCGATATCGCGCCGCTGCCCGCGCTCTGCGGTCTTGCCGAAAAGTACGGCGCCATCATGATGGTGGACGACGCACACGCCTCCGGCGTCCTGGGCAAGAACGGTCGCGGCACGATAGACCACTTCGGCATGCACGGACGCGTCGACATCCAGGTGGGAACGCTGTCGAAGGCCATTGGAGCGCTCGGCGGCTACGTCTGCGGCACGCACGACCTGATCGAATTCCTCTACCACCGCGGCCGGCCGTTTCTCTTTTCGACCTCGCATCCGCCCTCGGTTGCGGCCACCTGCATTGCCGCTTTCGAGGTGCTGATCACGCCCATCATCACCGGCGAAGGACGGCTGGCGATGGAGTTCTCGCGCGAGCTGTTCAAGGAAGGCGTGATGGCCACCGGCATCGCCTTTCCCACCGTGCCCGAGGGCAAAGCGCGCATCCGCACCATCATGACCGCCACCCACACGCACGAGGAACTGGACAAGGCGCTGGACGTGCTGGGCCGCGTCGGCAAGCGGCTGGGAATTGTTTCGTGA
- a CDS encoding type II toxin-antitoxin system HicA family toxin — MTPKVPGIPHRKAVRALERTGFRILREGKHIVMSDGERIVTIPRHNPVNAFTMADIVRSAGLTIEQFQKLL; from the coding sequence TCCGGGCATTCCGCACCGCAAGGCTGTTCGCGCTTTGGAGAGAACCGGATTCCGAATTCTCCGAGAAGGGAAACACATCGTGATGTCGGATGGTGAACGAATTGTGACCATCCCACGGCACAATCCCGTGAATGCTTTCACCATGGCCGACATTGTTCGGAGTGCGGGCTTGACGATTGAACAGTTCCAAAAACTGCTTTGA